A single Musa acuminata AAA Group cultivar baxijiao chromosome BXJ2-1, Cavendish_Baxijiao_AAA, whole genome shotgun sequence DNA region contains:
- the LOC135598721 gene encoding uncharacterized protein LOC135598721 isoform X4, with product MASISILVSWSSTGYLEEHENNPDTDRSETLEHFIKSHGYSELFMRAYLIPICASIWSCLSEGVLHFSAYSVLSFCRNHHLLQLFGRPQWLTVKSRSHCYVNRVREELENRSCKIKTGCAVQSVLRTDEVSGPTAGCCVLAADHSEEIYDGCIISIHAPDALKLLGTQATYDESRILGAFQYVYSDIYLHRDKSLMPQNPSAWSARNFLGTTQHGVCVTYWLNVLQNLGSTGRPFLVTLNPPRIPKHKLLKWYTSHPFPSVAASKASLELDKIQGKRTIWFSGAYQGYGIHEDGLKAGIVAANTVLEKDSNLLRNPKHMVPSLMECGARFLVTRFLKTYISTGCLTLLEEGGTIYVFVGNSKKNCYKSVLRVHHPLFYWKIASEADLGLADAYINGYFSFVDKEEGLLDLFMVLIANRDLRNSTRKNMRGWWTPLLLTAGVASARYFLWHISRRNTITQARQNISRHYDLSNDFFSLFLDETLTYSSAIFKTEHEDLKLAQLRKISLLIEKAQINDKHEVLEIGCGWGSLAIEVVKQTGCRYTGITLSDEQLKYAKRRAKEAGLEDHINFVLIDYRQLPNYHKYDRIISCEMIEEVGHEYMEQFFGCCESLLAEDGIFVLQFISIPDERYDEYRRSSDFIKEYIFPGGCLPSLSRITTAMATSSRFCIEHLENIGIHYYQTLRCWRNNFFANKEQILAMGFDEKFFRTWEYYFMYCAAGFKSCTLGDYQIVFSRPGNLRAFGEPFNSIPATCR from the exons ATGGCGTCGATCTCGATCTTGGTTTCATGGTCTTCAACCGG GTACCTCGAGGAGCACGAGAACAATCCTGATACGGATCGAAGTGAGACCTTGGAGCATTTCATCAAGTCACATGGATATTCTGAGCTATTTATGAGGGCTTATCTT ATTCCAATCTGTGCTTCTATCTGGTCATGCCTTTCAGAAGGAGTATTGCATTTTTCAGCTTATTCTGTCCTTTCTTTTTGCCGTAACCATCACCTTCTTCAG CTCTTTGGCCGCCCCCAGTGGCTTACTGTCAAGTCACGTTCACATTGTTATGTCAACCGG GTTAGAGAAGAACTGGAAAATAGATCTTGTAAAATTAAAACAGGATGTGCTGTGCAGTCCGTTCTGAGGACTGATGAAG TTTCTGGCCCTACAGCAGGTTGTTGTGTGTTGGCAGCAGACCACTCAGAAGAAATATATGATGGGTGCATAATTAGCATCCATGCCCCAGATGCTTTGAAGCTTCTAGGAACACAAGCAACATACGATGAGTCAAGGATACTTGGTGCTTTTCAGTACGTCTACAG TGATATTTATCTTCATCGTGACAAAAGTTTGATGCCCCAAAACCCATCAGCATGGAGTGCTCGGAACTTTCTTGGAACCACACAGCATGGTGTATGTGTTACATATTGGTTAAATGTGTTACAG AATCTAGGTTCTACTGGTCGCCCATTTCTTGTAACTCTGAATCCTCCTCGTATTCCGAAGCACAAGTTACTTAAATGGTACACTAGCCATCCTTTCCCGTCAGTTGCAGCCTCAAAAGCTTCTCTTGAGCTAGATAAAATTCAAGGAAAAAGAACAATATGGTTTTCTGGAGCATACCAAG GCTATGGCATTCATGAGGATGGATTAAAG gCTGGCATTGTTGCTGCAAATACTGTGCTTGAAAAGGactctaacctgttgaggaacCCAAAGCATATGGTACCATCATTGATGGAATGTGGAGCAAGATTTCTTGTCACTAGATTTCTTAAAACTTACATCTCAACTGGTTGCTTAAC GTTGCTAGAGGAAGGTGGcaccatatatgtatttgtaggaAACAGCAAAAAGAATTGCTATAAGTCTGTCCTTAGAGTGCATCATCCCTTGTTCTATTGGAAG ATTGCTTCAGAAGCTGATTTAGGCCTTGCAGATGCTTATATAAATGGATACTTCTCTTTTGTTGATAAAGAGGAAGGCCTTCTGGATCTGTTTATG GTTCTAATTGCCAACAGGGATCTTAGAAATTCCACTCGGAAGAATATGAG AGGTTGGTGGACGCCATTACTTTTGACAGCTGGAGTTGCTTCCGCAAGATACTTTTTGTGGCACATCTCGAGACGGAACACTATAACACAAGCTCGTCAGAACATCTCTCGTCATTATGATCTG AGTAATGACTTCTTCTCTCTATTTTTGGATGAGACATTGACATATTCCTCTGCAATTTTCAAG ACAGAGCATGAGGATTTGAAACTTGCCCAACTACGCAAAATCTCTCTTTTAATTGAAAAG GCTCAAATCAATGACAAGCATGAAGTTCTTGAGATTGGTTGTGGTTGGGGAAGTTTAGCGATTGAGGTTGTTAAGCAAACTGGTTGCAGATACACAGGAATTACCTTGTCTGACGAGCAGCTAAAGTATGCTAAAAGAAGAGCAAAAGAAGCTGGACTAGAG GATCACATTAACTTTGTGCTGATCGACTATCGCCAACTACCAAATTATCACAAATATGACCGAATCATATCTTG TGAAATGATTGAAGAAGTAGGTCATGAATACATGGAGCAGTTCTTTGGTTGTTGTGAATCTCTTCTCGCTGAAGATGGCATATTTGTCCTCCAG TTCATATCAATCCCAGATGAACGCTATGATGAATACAGGAGAAGCTCTGACTTCATTAAGGAATACATCTTTCCAGGAGGATGTCTTCCTTCTTTGAGTAGAATAACAACAGCTATGGCTACGTCATCTAGATTCTG TATTGAGCACCTTGAAAATATCGGCATTCATTACTACCAAACACTTCGATGCTGGAGGAATAATTTCTTTGCGAACAAGGA ACAAATTCTTGCCATGGGATTTGATGAGAAGTTTTTCCGCACATGGGAGTATTATTTCATGTACTGCGCCGCTGGTTTTAAATCATGTACGCTTGGAGATTATCAG ATAGTGTTTTCTCGTCCTGGTAACTTGAGAGCTTTTGGTGAACCATTCAACAGCATTCCCGCTACCTGTCGTTGA
- the LOC135598721 gene encoding uncharacterized protein LOC135598721 isoform X5 yields MIKLSPKVSKMYLEEHENNPDTDRSETLEHFIKSHGYSELFMRAYLIPICASIWSCLSEGVLHFSAYSVLSFCRNHHLLQLFGRPQWLTVKSRSHCYVNRVREELENRSCKIKTGCAVQSVLRTDEVSGPTAGCCVLAADHSEEIYDGCIISIHAPDALKLLGTQATYDESRILGAFQYVYSDIYLHRDKSLMPQNPSAWSARNFLGTTQHGVCVTYWLNVLQNLGSTGRPFLVTLNPPRIPKHKLLKWYTSHPFPSVAASKASLELDKIQGKRTIWFSGAYQGYGIHEDGLKAGIVAANTVLEKDSNLLRNPKHMVPSLMECGARFLVTRFLKTYISTGCLTLLEEGGTIYVFVGNSKKNCYKSVLRVHHPLFYWKIASEADLGLADAYINGYFSFVDKEEGLLDLFMVLIANRDLRNSTRKNMRGWWTPLLLTAGVASARYFLWHISRRNTITQARQNISRHYDLSNDFFSLFLDETLTYSSAIFKTEHEDLKLAQLRKISLLIEKAQINDKHEVLEIGCGWGSLAIEVVKQTGCRYTGITLSDEQLKYAKRRAKEAGLEDHINFVLIDYRQLPNYHKYDRIISCEMIEEVGHEYMEQFFGCCESLLAEDGIFVLQFISIPDERYDEYRRSSDFIKEYIFPGGCLPSLSRITTAMATSSRFCIEHLENIGIHYYQTLRCWRNNFFANKEQILAMGFDEKFFRTWEYYFMYCAAGFKSCTLGDYQIVFSRPGNLRAFGEPFNSIPATCR; encoded by the exons ATGATAAAGCTAAGCCCTAAAGTATCTAAGAT GTACCTCGAGGAGCACGAGAACAATCCTGATACGGATCGAAGTGAGACCTTGGAGCATTTCATCAAGTCACATGGATATTCTGAGCTATTTATGAGGGCTTATCTT ATTCCAATCTGTGCTTCTATCTGGTCATGCCTTTCAGAAGGAGTATTGCATTTTTCAGCTTATTCTGTCCTTTCTTTTTGCCGTAACCATCACCTTCTTCAG CTCTTTGGCCGCCCCCAGTGGCTTACTGTCAAGTCACGTTCACATTGTTATGTCAACCGG GTTAGAGAAGAACTGGAAAATAGATCTTGTAAAATTAAAACAGGATGTGCTGTGCAGTCCGTTCTGAGGACTGATGAAG TTTCTGGCCCTACAGCAGGTTGTTGTGTGTTGGCAGCAGACCACTCAGAAGAAATATATGATGGGTGCATAATTAGCATCCATGCCCCAGATGCTTTGAAGCTTCTAGGAACACAAGCAACATACGATGAGTCAAGGATACTTGGTGCTTTTCAGTACGTCTACAG TGATATTTATCTTCATCGTGACAAAAGTTTGATGCCCCAAAACCCATCAGCATGGAGTGCTCGGAACTTTCTTGGAACCACACAGCATGGTGTATGTGTTACATATTGGTTAAATGTGTTACAG AATCTAGGTTCTACTGGTCGCCCATTTCTTGTAACTCTGAATCCTCCTCGTATTCCGAAGCACAAGTTACTTAAATGGTACACTAGCCATCCTTTCCCGTCAGTTGCAGCCTCAAAAGCTTCTCTTGAGCTAGATAAAATTCAAGGAAAAAGAACAATATGGTTTTCTGGAGCATACCAAG GCTATGGCATTCATGAGGATGGATTAAAG gCTGGCATTGTTGCTGCAAATACTGTGCTTGAAAAGGactctaacctgttgaggaacCCAAAGCATATGGTACCATCATTGATGGAATGTGGAGCAAGATTTCTTGTCACTAGATTTCTTAAAACTTACATCTCAACTGGTTGCTTAAC GTTGCTAGAGGAAGGTGGcaccatatatgtatttgtaggaAACAGCAAAAAGAATTGCTATAAGTCTGTCCTTAGAGTGCATCATCCCTTGTTCTATTGGAAG ATTGCTTCAGAAGCTGATTTAGGCCTTGCAGATGCTTATATAAATGGATACTTCTCTTTTGTTGATAAAGAGGAAGGCCTTCTGGATCTGTTTATG GTTCTAATTGCCAACAGGGATCTTAGAAATTCCACTCGGAAGAATATGAG AGGTTGGTGGACGCCATTACTTTTGACAGCTGGAGTTGCTTCCGCAAGATACTTTTTGTGGCACATCTCGAGACGGAACACTATAACACAAGCTCGTCAGAACATCTCTCGTCATTATGATCTG AGTAATGACTTCTTCTCTCTATTTTTGGATGAGACATTGACATATTCCTCTGCAATTTTCAAG ACAGAGCATGAGGATTTGAAACTTGCCCAACTACGCAAAATCTCTCTTTTAATTGAAAAG GCTCAAATCAATGACAAGCATGAAGTTCTTGAGATTGGTTGTGGTTGGGGAAGTTTAGCGATTGAGGTTGTTAAGCAAACTGGTTGCAGATACACAGGAATTACCTTGTCTGACGAGCAGCTAAAGTATGCTAAAAGAAGAGCAAAAGAAGCTGGACTAGAG GATCACATTAACTTTGTGCTGATCGACTATCGCCAACTACCAAATTATCACAAATATGACCGAATCATATCTTG TGAAATGATTGAAGAAGTAGGTCATGAATACATGGAGCAGTTCTTTGGTTGTTGTGAATCTCTTCTCGCTGAAGATGGCATATTTGTCCTCCAG TTCATATCAATCCCAGATGAACGCTATGATGAATACAGGAGAAGCTCTGACTTCATTAAGGAATACATCTTTCCAGGAGGATGTCTTCCTTCTTTGAGTAGAATAACAACAGCTATGGCTACGTCATCTAGATTCTG TATTGAGCACCTTGAAAATATCGGCATTCATTACTACCAAACACTTCGATGCTGGAGGAATAATTTCTTTGCGAACAAGGA ACAAATTCTTGCCATGGGATTTGATGAGAAGTTTTTCCGCACATGGGAGTATTATTTCATGTACTGCGCCGCTGGTTTTAAATCATGTACGCTTGGAGATTATCAG ATAGTGTTTTCTCGTCCTGGTAACTTGAGAGCTTTTGGTGAACCATTCAACAGCATTCCCGCTACCTGTCGTTGA